The following coding sequences lie in one Pelobacter seleniigenes DSM 18267 genomic window:
- a CDS encoding tetratricopeptide repeat protein codes for MRRIERTLVLICVCLLCSCAATTQVEKQHQADMHYKLAIAHLQSNNPTYALKELLTAVKLEPNSSSIQVALAQAYQQKQAYQEAEKHYFKALELEPDNPRYQNNLASLYLDMGEWDKAIEYFDKAANNLLFLNVHIAVTGKGYAYLQKKDYVNALAAFKEAARIAPRYAPAYFHEADVYHALGKPDLELKSLEKAVEFAPQYLEARYRLATLLIKKHSTEDARKQLQAIINVAPLSEWGQKAKDLQDALDVL; via the coding sequence ATGAGAAGAATCGAAAGAACCCTGGTGCTGATCTGTGTTTGCCTGCTTTGTTCCTGCGCGGCGACAACACAAGTCGAAAAACAGCATCAGGCTGATATGCATTATAAATTGGCCATAGCACATCTGCAGAGCAATAATCCGACTTATGCTCTGAAGGAGTTGTTAACCGCGGTCAAACTGGAACCGAACAGCAGCTCCATTCAAGTTGCGCTGGCGCAGGCCTATCAGCAGAAACAAGCCTATCAAGAGGCTGAGAAGCATTATTTCAAGGCACTGGAACTGGAACCGGACAATCCGCGCTACCAAAACAATCTGGCTTCGCTTTATCTGGATATGGGAGAGTGGGACAAGGCCATCGAATATTTCGACAAAGCGGCCAATAATCTGTTGTTTTTAAATGTGCACATTGCGGTTACCGGCAAAGGGTACGCTTACCTGCAGAAAAAAGATTATGTCAACGCGCTGGCTGCCTTCAAGGAGGCCGCCAGGATAGCCCCGCGTTATGCCCCGGCCTATTTTCACGAGGCCGATGTTTACCATGCCCTTGGCAAACCGGATTTGGAACTGAAGTCTTTGGAAAAAGCTGTTGAATTTGCTCCGCAGTATCTGGAGGCCCGTTATCGACTGGCGACCTTGTTGATCAAAAAGCATTCCACTGAGGATGCCAGGAAACAATTGCAAGCGATCATTAACGTGGCCCCGTTGTCCGAATGGGGACAGAAAGCAAAAGATCTGCAGGATGCTCTGGATGTGCTTTGA
- a CDS encoding PfkB family carbohydrate kinase yields the protein MSILVVGSVAFDSVTTPFGEADDVLGGSASYFSTSASFFTDVQLVAVIGEDFPQQHIDFLTSRNIDLSGLQTSPGKTFRWKGRYEYDLNEAHTLDTQLNVFESFKPQLPENFRDAEYVFLANIDPELQLDVLQQVRNPKFIACDTMNFWIDGKREELIRTLGKVDILIINEAEVRQLAEEPNLIKAAQIVRGFGPRTLVVKRGEYGILMFSEGSTFAAPAYPLDEVFDPTGAGDTFAGGFVGYLAATRNLDEANMRKATVFGTVMASFTVEKFSLDRLKELDHRDISDRYRKIKLLTDFADLDG from the coding sequence ATGAGCATCCTTGTTGTCGGCAGTGTTGCCTTTGATTCAGTCACCACCCCGTTTGGTGAGGCGGATGATGTCCTGGGCGGTTCGGCCAGCTATTTTTCCACCTCGGCGAGTTTTTTTACCGATGTTCAGCTGGTGGCCGTGATCGGCGAAGACTTCCCTCAGCAGCATATCGATTTCCTGACCAGCCGCAATATTGACCTGAGTGGCCTGCAGACCAGCCCGGGTAAGACATTCCGCTGGAAAGGGCGCTACGAATATGACCTGAACGAGGCCCACACCCTGGACACCCAGCTTAATGTGTTCGAATCTTTCAAGCCGCAGCTGCCGGAAAATTTCCGGGATGCTGAATATGTTTTCCTTGCCAATATCGATCCGGAATTGCAACTGGACGTTCTGCAGCAGGTCAGAAACCCGAAATTCATCGCCTGTGATACCATGAATTTTTGGATCGATGGCAAACGTGAAGAACTGATTCGCACCCTGGGGAAAGTGGATATCCTGATTATTAATGAAGCGGAAGTCAGGCAATTGGCCGAAGAGCCGAATCTGATCAAAGCGGCACAGATCGTGCGCGGATTCGGGCCCCGGACTCTGGTGGTCAAGCGTGGGGAATACGGCATTCTGATGTTTTCGGAAGGATCGACCTTTGCGGCGCCGGCTTATCCACTGGATGAAGTGTTTGATCCGACCGGCGCTGGCGATACCTTTGCCGGCGGGTTTGTCGGCTATTTGGCAGCCACGCGGAACCTGGATGAGGCAAATATGCGCAAAGCGACGGTGTTCGGCACGGTTATGGCGTCTTTTACCGTTGAAAAATTCAGCCTTGACCGCCTGAAGGAGCTCGACCACCGGGATATTTCTGATCGTTACCGTAAAATTAAACTATTGACCGATTTTGCTGACCTGGACGGATAA
- a CDS encoding response regulator, translating to MIIQCPECQARYRIKTNDRPLAAAKVTCPKCGVRFAIANGADEARSRAAIPNILVVDDARFFRELISDLLADRQAHILMAESARQAWEALQRNKVDLLIVDVNLPDLNGFNLIEKIRADGKLREIKILCISGVHRKEIDKLKAIEAGADDFTSKSFNPDEFNARIDSLLNDKLS from the coding sequence ATGATCATTCAATGCCCTGAATGCCAGGCCCGCTATCGTATCAAAACCAACGACCGTCCTCTGGCTGCCGCCAAGGTCACCTGTCCGAAATGCGGCGTTCGTTTTGCGATCGCCAACGGTGCCGATGAAGCTCGGTCCCGGGCGGCCATCCCGAATATTCTGGTGGTTGACGATGCCCGGTTTTTCCGGGAATTGATCTCGGATCTGCTGGCCGATCGCCAGGCTCATATCCTGATGGCCGAAAGCGCCCGCCAGGCCTGGGAGGCATTGCAGCGCAACAAAGTTGATCTGTTGATTGTCGATGTCAATCTGCCTGATCTGAACGGCTTCAATCTGATAGAAAAAATCCGTGCCGATGGCAAACTTCGCGAGATCAAGATTCTCTGTATCAGTGGAGTCCATCGCAAGGAAATTGATAAGCTCAAGGCGATTGAAGCCGGTGCCGATGATTTCACCAGCAAATCATTCAACCCGGATGAGTTCAATGCGCGGATTGATAGCCTGCTCAATGATAAGTTGTCTTGA
- a CDS encoding purine-nucleoside phosphorylase codes for MISCLDDISPAAQAVHSRLEGFRPEWCLVLGSGFGAIVEQLTDFIVIDYAELPGFPPTRVAGHAGHLYAGRLFDCPVLVWSGRYHVYEGYSAWQVTAPVRVAAELDSARILLTNAVGGINDGMQPGDFMQVTDHLNLTGQNPLIGRPDVGFPDLHDLYHAPSLSPAEAALRRGGANLWRGTLAWMSGPSYETPAEIRMLERLGADAVSMSTVPEAIVGRYLGLQVSALSFVANRAAGKSPQPLTHEDVLAAANSAGDNAVTLIRQLLTASL; via the coding sequence ATGATAAGTTGTCTTGACGATATCAGCCCGGCGGCCCAAGCGGTGCACAGCCGGCTTGAGGGGTTTCGCCCCGAATGGTGCCTGGTGCTTGGTTCCGGGTTCGGCGCTATCGTCGAACAGTTGACCGATTTTATCGTCATCGACTATGCCGAGTTGCCGGGCTTCCCACCGACCCGGGTGGCGGGCCATGCCGGACACCTGTATGCGGGCAGGTTATTTGACTGTCCCGTGCTGGTCTGGTCCGGTCGCTATCATGTTTATGAAGGGTACAGTGCCTGGCAGGTGACGGCTCCGGTGCGGGTGGCGGCCGAACTCGACAGCGCCAGGATTCTTTTGACCAATGCCGTTGGCGGGATCAATGATGGCATGCAGCCCGGTGATTTCATGCAGGTGACCGATCATCTTAATCTGACCGGCCAGAATCCGCTGATCGGCAGGCCTGATGTCGGCTTTCCTGATTTACACGATCTTTACCATGCCCCGTCTCTGTCACCTGCCGAAGCGGCCCTGCGTCGTGGTGGCGCAAACCTCTGGCGGGGCACCCTGGCCTGGATGAGCGGCCCCAGCTATGAAACCCCGGCGGAAATCCGTATGCTTGAGAGGCTCGGGGCGGATGCGGTTTCCATGTCGACGGTCCCGGAAGCTATTGTTGGTCGTTATTTGGGGCTGCAGGTGTCTGCACTCTCTTTTGTCGCCAATCGCGCGGCCGGCAAGAGTCCACAGCCCCTCACGCATGAGGACGTCCTGGCCGCCGCAAACTCTGCCGGAGATAATGCCGTTACGCTGATCCGGCAGCTTTTGACCGCCTCTTTGTAA
- a CDS encoding XTP/dITP diphosphatase: MKLLVATGNAGKLKEIRSLLADCPIEIIGLDQLQNPPEVVEDGDTFTANACKKAREMAAFSQLLTLADDSGLVVSGLDGAPGVHSARYAGEQGNDEANNRKLLEAMASLPDHERQAAFHCVMALAWPDGRCETFTGTVSGIILHEKRGAGGFGYDPLFLVPEYGKTTAELPLDIKNRISHRGNALRQVIPLLRELAGQQD, encoded by the coding sequence ATGAAATTGCTCGTGGCCACCGGCAACGCCGGCAAGTTAAAGGAAATTCGCAGTCTGCTGGCAGATTGTCCCATTGAAATTATCGGTCTTGATCAATTGCAGAATCCCCCTGAGGTTGTGGAGGATGGTGATACTTTTACCGCTAACGCCTGCAAGAAGGCCCGGGAGATGGCGGCCTTCAGTCAGCTGCTGACCCTGGCCGATGACAGCGGGCTGGTGGTGTCCGGTCTGGATGGCGCACCCGGAGTTCATTCCGCACGCTATGCCGGAGAGCAGGGTAACGACGAGGCCAATAACCGCAAACTGCTTGAGGCGATGGCGTCGCTGCCTGATCATGAGCGACAGGCGGCCTTTCATTGTGTGATGGCCCTGGCCTGGCCGGACGGTCGGTGCGAAACTTTTACCGGGACGGTGTCGGGAATCATTCTGCATGAGAAAAGAGGCGCCGGGGGCTTTGGCTATGACCCGCTGTTTCTGGTTCCCGAATACGGCAAGACCACAGCGGAGCTGCCCCTCGACATTAAAAATCGGATCAGTCACCGGGGCAATGCGTTACGCCAAGTCATCCCCCTGCTGCGCGAGCTGGCCGGTCAACAGGATTGA
- the mtnP gene encoding S-methyl-5'-thioadenosine phosphorylase — MQEPVIGVIGGSGLYEIEGLTEVQEVTMETPFGAPSDAFITGRLGSARMVFLPRHGRGHRLLPSEVNYRANIYGLKKLGVEQIISVSAVGSMREDIVPGDIVVPDQFFDRTQGKRASTFFGNGVVGHVQFADPVCADLSQLLVAAAREVGATVHSGGTYICIEGPNFSTRAESNIFRSWGVDIIGMTNLPESRLAREAEICYGTIALATDYDCWHDGHDDVSVEAVIAIIKQNVATARNIIKTAVEKIVAQRSQRSCACAEALKYAIMTDNRLIPEETLQALEPIIGKYVSR; from the coding sequence ATGCAGGAACCGGTGATCGGTGTTATAGGTGGAAGCGGTCTCTATGAGATCGAAGGGCTGACCGAAGTCCAGGAAGTGACGATGGAAACCCCCTTCGGAGCGCCTTCCGATGCTTTTATTACCGGCCGGCTTGGTTCGGCGCGGATGGTCTTTCTCCCCCGCCACGGTCGCGGGCATCGACTTCTTCCTTCGGAAGTCAATTATCGGGCGAATATCTACGGCCTTAAAAAACTTGGTGTTGAACAGATTATCTCGGTGTCGGCCGTTGGCAGTATGCGTGAGGATATAGTCCCGGGTGATATTGTGGTTCCGGACCAGTTTTTCGATCGTACCCAGGGAAAAAGGGCTTCGACCTTTTTCGGCAACGGCGTTGTCGGGCATGTTCAGTTTGCCGACCCGGTCTGTGCCGATCTTTCCCAACTGCTGGTTGCGGCAGCCCGGGAGGTTGGTGCAACGGTTCATAGCGGCGGAACCTATATCTGTATAGAAGGGCCGAACTTTTCGACCCGGGCCGAATCGAACATTTTCCGTTCCTGGGGCGTTGACATTATCGGCATGACCAACCTGCCGGAGTCACGCCTGGCCCGGGAAGCGGAAATCTGCTATGGCACAATTGCCCTGGCCACTGACTATGACTGCTGGCATGATGGCCATGACGATGTTTCGGTGGAGGCGGTCATCGCCATCATCAAGCAGAATGTGGCCACGGCGCGCAATATCATCAAGACCGCTGTTGAAAAGATTGTTGCCCAACGCTCGCAACGCAGTTGCGCCTGCGCTGAGGCTTTAAAATACGCCATCATGACCGATAACCGCTTGATTCCGGAGGAAACGCTGCAGGCGTTGGAACCGATTATCGGCAAATATGTTTCCAGGTAA
- the rlmN gene encoding 23S rRNA (adenine(2503)-C(2))-methyltransferase RlmN, with amino-acid sequence MSSEKVDLKSMTRQQLEEFLARLGKEKYRTKQLLRWIYQRHVYDFEEMTDLAKDFRKRLAKSAFISRCRPEAVQDSQDGTRKYLFRLADGETVEAVRIPMEEGRATLCLSTQVGCAMGCRFCMTGTFGLVRNLEAAEIVNQVCAAQEDGPVGNIVLMGMGEPLHNIDNVVQALEILYLDDGLGYGTRRVTLSTCGLVPEIRQLGHRIKVNLAVSLNATTDELRDQLMPVNRKYPLAELLAACRDFAVETRQRVTFEYILINGVNDSLADAKRLVSLLHGVRCKVNLIAFNPHPGSEFKAPGEAAVKEFQSYLLQRNIVATLRASKGQDIAAACGQLKGQLAGVKVNRVSG; translated from the coding sequence TTGAGTTCGGAAAAAGTAGATTTAAAAAGCATGACCCGGCAGCAGCTGGAAGAATTCCTGGCTCGACTCGGCAAGGAAAAGTACCGCACCAAGCAACTGCTGCGCTGGATCTACCAGCGGCATGTCTATGATTTTGAAGAGATGACGGATCTTGCCAAGGACTTTCGCAAGCGACTTGCAAAAAGCGCTTTTATTTCCCGGTGTCGCCCGGAAGCTGTTCAGGATAGTCAGGATGGAACCAGGAAGTATCTATTCCGACTGGCTGACGGTGAAACCGTTGAAGCGGTCAGAATCCCCATGGAAGAGGGGCGAGCTACCCTGTGTCTGTCAACTCAGGTTGGTTGTGCCATGGGCTGTCGCTTCTGTATGACCGGCACTTTCGGCCTGGTTCGCAATCTGGAAGCGGCCGAGATCGTCAATCAGGTCTGTGCTGCGCAGGAAGATGGGCCGGTTGGCAATATTGTCCTGATGGGAATGGGGGAGCCTCTGCACAACATCGATAATGTGGTGCAGGCATTGGAGATCCTCTATCTTGACGACGGCCTCGGTTATGGCACCCGACGGGTCACCCTGTCCACCTGCGGCCTGGTCCCGGAGATTCGCCAATTAGGTCACCGTATCAAGGTGAACCTGGCGGTTTCGCTGAATGCCACCACGGATGAACTGCGTGACCAGTTGATGCCGGTCAACCGCAAATATCCTTTGGCTGAGTTGCTGGCCGCATGTCGGGATTTCGCAGTCGAAACCCGCCAACGGGTCACCTTTGAGTATATCCTCATCAACGGGGTCAACGATTCCCTCGCCGATGCAAAGCGGCTGGTTTCCTTGCTGCACGGGGTGCGCTGTAAGGTCAATCTGATTGCTTTCAACCCCCATCCCGGGAGTGAATTTAAAGCACCGGGCGAAGCTGCGGTGAAAGAGTTTCAGAGCTATCTGCTGCAGCGCAACATTGTTGCTACATTACGGGCCAGTAAAGGGCAGGATATCGCCGCGGCTTGTGGCCAACTGAAAGGTCAGCTGGCAGGAGTCAAGGTCAACAGGGTCTCGGGATGA
- the ndk gene encoding nucleoside-diphosphate kinase has protein sequence MERTFAIIKPDAFAAGDAGKILARIYAEGFKVVGLKKLYLSKVEAEGFYAVHKERPFFGELTDFMSSGPCLVMALEADNAILKWRELMGATNPAEAAEGTLRNEFGTSIGENATHGSDAPETAAFELGYFFNGLELL, from the coding sequence ATGGAAAGAACGTTCGCAATTATTAAGCCTGATGCTTTTGCCGCCGGGGACGCCGGCAAAATTCTGGCCCGGATTTACGCTGAGGGATTCAAGGTTGTTGGTTTGAAAAAACTTTATCTGAGCAAGGTTGAAGCCGAAGGCTTCTACGCTGTTCACAAAGAACGACCCTTTTTCGGAGAACTGACCGACTTCATGAGCAGTGGCCCGTGCCTGGTCATGGCCCTGGAAGCGGACAACGCGATTCTGAAATGGCGGGAGCTGATGGGGGCAACCAACCCGGCCGAGGCTGCTGAAGGGACTCTGCGCAACGAATTCGGCACCTCTATCGGTGAAAATGCCACCCATGGTTCCGATGCCCCGGAAACCGCCGCTTTCGAATTGGGCTACTTTTTTAACGGGCTGGAATTACTCTAA
- the rph gene encoding ribonuclease PH produces MQQNKFERNDQRPANQLRPIDFQRHFTKYAEGSVLICCGETKVLCNASVEERVPPFMRGEGRGWVTAEYSMLPRATHSRSMREAAKGKLSGRTQEIQRLIGRSLRAITDLKALGERTIQIDCDVLQADGGTRTASITGAYVALHDALAGLVDAGQLKSIPLLDSVAAISVGIVGGQPLLDLNYAEDSSADVDMNFVITGSGKFVEVQGTAEEEPFSLQELDLLRDLALQGCSDLALLQKQALQLS; encoded by the coding sequence ATGCAGCAAAATAAATTCGAGCGCAACGATCAACGGCCGGCCAATCAGTTGCGCCCGATCGATTTTCAACGTCATTTTACCAAATATGCAGAAGGCTCGGTGCTGATCTGTTGCGGCGAAACCAAAGTCCTGTGCAATGCTTCCGTTGAAGAACGGGTGCCCCCGTTTATGCGCGGCGAAGGGAGGGGCTGGGTGACCGCCGAATACAGCATGCTGCCCCGGGCAACCCATTCCCGCTCCATGCGCGAAGCTGCGAAAGGTAAGTTGTCGGGAAGGACCCAGGAAATTCAGCGGCTGATCGGCCGCTCATTGCGGGCGATCACCGATCTCAAGGCCCTTGGCGAAAGAACCATCCAGATCGATTGCGATGTACTGCAGGCCGACGGGGGAACCCGGACCGCTTCGATTACCGGGGCCTATGTGGCTTTGCACGATGCGCTTGCCGGTCTGGTCGATGCTGGCCAGTTGAAAAGTATTCCGCTGCTGGACAGTGTCGCCGCCATCAGTGTCGGGATTGTCGGCGGGCAACCGCTGCTGGATCTGAACTATGCAGAAGATTCTTCTGCCGATGTTGACATGAACTTTGTCATTACCGGTTCCGGAAAGTTTGTCGAGGTGCAGGGGACCGCAGAAGAGGAGCCCTTTTCTTTGCAGGAGCTCGATCTGTTACGGGACTTGGCGCTGCAGGGCTGTTCCGATCTGGCCCTGTTGCAGAAACAGGCGCTGCAGCTCTCATGA
- a CDS encoding N-acetylmuramoyl-L-alanine amidase family protein — protein MRVFFLICCFLGLGVLPGVAQAAVDMGLRGKDPLRIEDVYQQKGVPYIAIEDALDVVGLKGHWNSIDHTFKIQTRRGWAEISPASSYMKLGDEFYPLKDKPRFIDGRLRVTDSFILNQLSQLAGQPVYFRNLDPDADSVPEEKKNSLEQLFSFLLNRKPAASGPLIRAVALDPGHGGLDTGVLAASGYKEKELNLAVAEKLAKQLKMKLGIPVYLSRDGDYELAVDQRLKAASGEDVDAWILLHAQSSFSPLIHGVNLFIRPEQPTSKSGAEDDAVKVRSHSFLLASQVALALRSSAVEVQGIYPSNRLSLGQGNLPTVLIELGYLSNSAEEKQLEDAEYQRQLAEAIFNGIKNYAMQMKEQQNAAK, from the coding sequence ATGCGTGTTTTTTTTCTTATATGCTGTTTTCTCGGCCTAGGGGTGTTGCCTGGCGTTGCTCAGGCTGCAGTGGATATGGGGTTGCGGGGGAAAGATCCGCTGCGCATCGAAGATGTTTATCAGCAAAAAGGGGTTCCTTATATCGCCATTGAAGACGCCCTTGATGTCGTCGGTCTGAAAGGCCACTGGAATTCCATTGACCATACTTTCAAGATCCAGACGCGCAGAGGTTGGGCTGAAATCTCCCCGGCCAGCAGCTACATGAAGCTCGGAGATGAATTCTATCCGCTGAAAGACAAACCCCGCTTTATTGACGGGCGTTTGCGCGTGACCGATAGCTTCATCCTCAATCAGCTCTCCCAACTGGCCGGACAGCCGGTCTATTTCCGTAATCTGGACCCCGACGCAGACAGCGTTCCGGAAGAAAAAAAGAACAGTCTTGAACAGCTGTTTTCGTTTTTGCTCAACCGCAAACCAGCGGCCAGCGGACCTTTGATCAGGGCGGTGGCCCTGGACCCGGGGCACGGCGGGCTGGATACCGGGGTGTTGGCAGCGTCCGGTTATAAGGAAAAGGAGTTGAACCTGGCAGTGGCCGAAAAATTGGCCAAGCAGTTGAAGATGAAGCTGGGCATTCCGGTTTATCTCAGCCGCGACGGCGATTACGAACTGGCCGTGGACCAACGGCTCAAAGCCGCGTCCGGAGAGGATGTCGATGCCTGGATTCTGCTCCACGCACAATCCTCCTTTTCCCCATTGATTCATGGGGTCAATCTGTTTATCCGCCCGGAGCAACCGACGTCGAAATCCGGCGCCGAAGATGATGCCGTCAAGGTGAGAAGCCACAGTTTTCTCCTGGCCTCACAAGTGGCCCTGGCGCTGCGGTCAAGTGCTGTCGAGGTGCAGGGGATTTATCCGTCGAATCGGTTGTCCCTCGGCCAGGGCAACCTGCCGACCGTTTTGATCGAACTTGGTTATCTGAGTAATTCCGCTGAGGAAAAACAACTGGAAGATGCTGAATACCAACGACAATTAGCTGAAGCTATTTTTAATGGAATCAAGAATTACGCCATGCAAATGAAGGAGCAGCAGAATGCAGCAAAATAA
- a CDS encoding response regulator — MVRVLVVDDEENARVGLAKLLGHNGYQAVAVGNGCEALSYLAAHPVDVVLTDIKMPEMNGMLLLRELHEKYPQSQVIMITAYGGIRAYLDALDLGSLEALNKPFRFEKLKAVISKVLDQRGKPMDSGSAAVS, encoded by the coding sequence ATGGTCAGGGTATTGGTTGTTGATGATGAAGAAAATGCCCGGGTCGGACTGGCAAAGCTGCTCGGCCACAACGGTTATCAGGCGGTTGCGGTTGGTAACGGTTGTGAAGCACTGAGCTACCTTGCGGCTCATCCGGTGGATGTGGTCCTGACCGACATCAAAATGCCGGAAATGAACGGAATGTTGCTGTTGCGCGAACTGCATGAAAAATATCCACAGTCACAGGTGATCATGATTACTGCGTATGGTGGAATTCGCGCATATCTGGACGCCCTGGACCTGGGCTCTCTGGAAGCGCTTAACAAGCCGTTTCGCTTCGAAAAGTTGAAAGCGGTTATAAGCAAAGTCCTCGATCAGCGGGGAAAGCCCATGGATTCGGGTTCTGCCGCAGTCTCCTGA
- a CDS encoding universal stress protein has product MKDFSTILVAIDFSDSSDNAFFLALGMARKYGAKLVVLHVINEPVDLRGFYVPHISFEKLEEEIEEGAHNMMDSFCREKLADFDNYECLIVPGLPYEQIIGQAEEKGAELIVLGTHGRAGLDHVLFGSTAEKVVRKSSLPVLTVRLEEEAQ; this is encoded by the coding sequence ATGAAAGATTTTTCAACTATTCTGGTCGCAATCGATTTCTCCGACAGTTCTGACAATGCTTTTTTTCTGGCGCTGGGCATGGCCAGAAAATATGGCGCAAAATTGGTTGTCCTTCATGTCATTAACGAACCGGTGGATCTGCGCGGATTCTATGTCCCGCATATCTCATTTGAAAAGCTTGAGGAAGAGATAGAAGAAGGGGCCCATAACATGATGGACAGCTTCTGCAGGGAGAAGCTCGCGGACTTCGACAACTACGAATGCCTGATTGTTCCCGGACTTCCCTATGAGCAGATTATTGGTCAGGCAGAAGAAAAGGGAGCCGAACTGATAGTCCTGGGAACCCATGGACGAGCCGGTCTTGACCATGTCCTGTTCGGCAGCACCGCGGAAAAAGTGGTTCGCAAGTCCAGCCTGCCGGTGTTGACGGTTCGCCTTGAAGAAGAAGCGCAATAG
- a CDS encoding DHH family phosphoesterase translates to MKKEVPLVSILPECPQRAPEEDMVSQMIEWLRGRGKVLIVTHDNPDPDSIASAVALRHLILVKTGQDAILTYGGVIGRSENRKMVELLEIPLVPIAELNLEQFNVVCMVDTQPQTGNNSYPAGQPVHLVIDHHQPKRDLSAICWVDVREHYGASATILYEYLNSQQVSINTRLATSLFYAIKSETQDLGREWSKADREAYLRLLPLSNNRILFDIIHPQVSRDYFCAFRTALDNAHLHGKVLVFNLQRIENPDLVAELADFLLRQQGVEYVLGMGWFDGTEILSMRTVVPDAKLGLVIQQMVAGVGSAGGHGMVAGGQVRDMAEDPAAQNELENLLTERMCKALNLPLTDPEPLICQ, encoded by the coding sequence ATGAAGAAAGAAGTCCCACTTGTTTCGATTCTCCCCGAGTGCCCGCAGAGGGCGCCGGAGGAAGACATGGTCAGCCAGATGATCGAGTGGCTGCGAGGGCGTGGCAAGGTCCTGATTGTTACCCATGATAATCCGGATCCCGACTCCATCGCTTCAGCGGTCGCTTTACGGCATCTGATCCTGGTGAAAACGGGGCAGGATGCCATACTGACCTATGGCGGGGTGATCGGCCGCAGTGAAAATCGCAAGATGGTGGAACTGCTGGAGATCCCGCTGGTGCCCATCGCCGAACTGAATCTGGAACAGTTCAACGTGGTCTGCATGGTTGATACCCAGCCGCAAACCGGGAATAATTCCTATCCGGCCGGACAACCAGTGCACCTGGTCATCGATCATCATCAACCCAAGCGTGATCTGTCCGCGATCTGTTGGGTTGATGTCCGTGAACATTATGGTGCTTCGGCGACGATTCTTTACGAATACCTGAACAGTCAGCAGGTCTCCATCAATACCCGTCTTGCCACCAGCTTGTTTTATGCCATCAAATCGGAAACCCAGGATCTGGGCCGGGAATGGTCCAAGGCCGATCGTGAAGCTTATCTCAGGCTGCTGCCACTGTCGAACAACCGGATTCTGTTCGATATCATACACCCGCAGGTTTCGAGGGATTATTTCTGCGCCTTTCGCACTGCCCTTGATAATGCCCACCTGCACGGCAAAGTGTTGGTTTTCAACCTGCAGCGGATTGAAAATCCCGATCTTGTCGCCGAACTGGCTGATTTCCTGTTACGTCAGCAGGGTGTTGAGTATGTGTTGGGCATGGGCTGGTTTGATGGCACCGAGATTTTGTCGATGCGGACAGTTGTCCCGGATGCCAAATTGGGGCTGGTTATCCAGCAGATGGTTGCCGGCGTCGGTTCTGCCGGCGGGCACGGCATGGTCGCCGGCGGTCAGGTCAGGGATATGGCCGAAGACCCTGCCGCGCAGAACGAATTGGAAAATTTGCTGACGGAGAGAATGTGCAAAGCATTGAATCTGCCATTGACCGATCCCGAACCGCTTATTTGCCAATGA